From a region of the Pseudanabaena sp. ABRG5-3 genome:
- a CDS encoding PIN domain-containing protein: MKNNYILVDYENVQNIDLTCFKEKTFFIKIFIGTNQTKIPIDLVLKSQELGNQVEWIQINGSGKNALDFHITFILGRLVQKEPESFFHIISKDTGFDPLISYLKNQKIFCSRKEDISLITILMWNEGISLEDTCTIIVQKLTSIDKKCRPKSEATLKNYIKAQLGLKEVNPIIDSVYQNLLDSKQIYFNQAKKIDYSF, from the coding sequence ATGAAAAATAATTACATTCTAGTAGACTATGAAAACGTTCAAAATATAGATCTAACTTGTTTTAAAGAAAAGACTTTTTTTATCAAAATATTTATTGGGACAAATCAAACTAAAATCCCCATTGATTTAGTTTTAAAATCTCAAGAACTAGGTAATCAAGTTGAGTGGATTCAAATTAATGGCAGTGGCAAGAATGCTCTTGATTTTCATATCACCTTTATTTTAGGCAGATTAGTTCAAAAAGAGCCAGAATCATTTTTTCATATTATTTCCAAAGACACTGGCTTTGACCCATTAATTAGCTATTTAAAAAATCAAAAAATATTTTGTAGTCGGAAAGAAGATATTTCTTTAATTACAATTTTGATGTGGAACGAAGGAATTTCTCTAGAAGACACGTGCACAATAATAGTCCAAAAACTTACATCAATTGATAAAAAATGTAGACCTAAATCTGAAGCGACGCTAAAAAATTATATCAAGGCACAGTTAGGTTTAAAAGAAGTCAATCCTATAATAGATTCGGTTTATCAAAACCTGCTTGATAGCAAACAGATTTATTTCAATCAAGCAAAAAAAATTGACTATAGCTTCTAG
- a CDS encoding heavy metal-responsive transcriptional regulator, translating to MAMLQVGEVSRKLGLNPQTLYFYERIGLIPPPHRTESGYRLFSQEDVDRLSFITHTKSMGLSLDDIREILAAKDSKSPTCQTVHDCLSKKARAIEETIQQLQILLDELHPLINHCHQNIECKDCSSPKESCAVSDDPRHDFQQACSSWQGLAKSEEQILAVN from the coding sequence ATGGCAATGCTGCAAGTTGGTGAAGTCTCTCGCAAATTAGGTCTTAATCCTCAGACACTTTATTTTTATGAGCGGATTGGGCTAATTCCTCCTCCTCATAGGACTGAATCTGGCTATCGCTTGTTTAGTCAAGAAGATGTAGATCGCCTATCCTTCATTACCCATACCAAATCGATGGGATTGAGCTTGGATGACATCAGAGAAATCTTAGCTGCTAAAGATAGCAAATCCCCGACTTGTCAAACAGTGCATGATTGTTTGTCAAAAAAGGCAAGAGCGATCGAAGAAACCATTCAGCAACTACAAATCTTACTGGATGAACTTCACCCCCTCATTAATCACTGTCATCAAAATATTGAGTGCAAAGATTGTTCCAGTCCCAAAGAATCTTGCGCTGTATCAGATGATCCTCGTCATGACTTTCAGCAAGCTTGCAGTTCTTGGCAAGGGCTTGCTAAATCTGAAGAACAGATTTTAGCTGTGAATTGA
- a CDS encoding Uma2 family endonuclease: MVTTTKLAAISTPAKYRLTVEQYYKMAEVGILGIEQRTELIEGEIIEMSAIGTKHAICVSNLSELLTIQTIQIAHVRQQNPIHLSDRSEPQPDIALVKRPSSRYADCHPRPEDIFLLIEVSDSTLKYDREVKLPLYVKAGIAEVWIVNIEEQVFEVYRSPNQDRYEQVKIYGKGEEVSMSMFENMAISVNQIFETI; the protein is encoded by the coding sequence ATGGTGACGACAACGAAACTCGCTGCAATATCTACACCAGCAAAATATCGCCTTACGGTAGAGCAGTATTACAAAATGGCAGAGGTTGGCATTTTAGGAATAGAGCAGCGTACAGAATTAATCGAAGGAGAAATCATTGAAATGTCGGCAATTGGCACAAAACATGCGATTTGTGTTTCTAATCTTTCGGAATTACTGACTATTCAAACTATCCAAATTGCCCATGTGCGCCAGCAAAATCCTATACATTTAAGCGATCGCTCTGAGCCACAACCTGACATTGCTCTAGTGAAACGCCCCAGTAGTCGCTATGCTGATTGCCACCCCCGACCTGAAGATATTTTTTTATTGATCGAGGTATCCGATTCCACATTGAAATACGATCGCGAGGTTAAACTTCCCCTCTATGTCAAGGCAGGAATTGCTGAAGTATGGATTGTGAATATCGAAGAGCAAGTATTTGAAGTTTATAGATCGCCTAATCAAGATAGATATGAGCAGGTCAAGATTTATGGCAAAGGCGAAGAAGTTTCTATGAGTATGTTTGAGAATATGGCGATCTCAGTTAATCAGATCTTTGAAACTATATAG